AGTCGGCGACGAAGCAGAAATCCCCGCGGCGCGAGCCGTAGGAGACTCCCCTCCGTCGGGAGGGAGAGGAAGTCAAGCCGCCTCCCGCAGCCGCGGCCGGGTGAGCACGGTGGCGCTGTGCAGGCCGCCGAAGCCGCTGGCGACGCTGAGCACGGTGCTGGTGCGCTGTTCGCGCGCGAACAGCGGGGTGTAGTCGAGGTCGCAGGTCGGGTCGGGTTCGTGGAGGTTGGCGGTGGGCGGGACGGTGTCGTGCTGGATGGCCAGGGCGCTGGCGGCCACGTCCAGGGCGCCGGCCGCGCCGAGGGCGTGCCCGATCATCGACTTGATGGAGCTGACCGGGATGCGGCGGGCGTGCTCGCCCAGGCCGGTCTTGAAGGCGTGGGTCTCGTGCCGGTCGTTGTGCCGGGTGCCGGCGCCGTGCGCGTTGATGTAGTCGACGTCGACCGGGTTGAGGCGGGCCTCGTCGAGTGCGGCGCGGATGGTGTCGGCCATCTCCTGGCCGCCCGGGCGCAGGCCGGTCATGTGGTGGGCGCTGCTGTGCGCGGCGTATCCGGACAGTTCGGCATACGCGCGGGCGCCGCGCCGGCGGGCGTGCTGGAGTTCCTCCAGGATCACCACGGCGGCGCCCTCGCCGAGCACGAAGCCGTCGCGGGTGCGGTCGAAGGGCCGGCTGGCGGTGGCGGGGTCGTCGTTGCGGGGGCTGGTGAGGCGGATGCGGTCGAAGCAGGCCATGGAGATCGGGGAGATGGGGGCCTCGGCGCCGCCGGCGACGATCACGTCGGCGCTGCCCTCGCGGATCAGGTCGGCGCCGTGTCCGATCGCGTCCAGGCCGGAGGTGCAGCCGCTGGAGATGAGGCCGACCGGTCCCTGGGCGCCGCAGTCGCGGGCCACGACGGCCGCCAGTGAGCTGGGCACGAAGTAGTCGTAGAGGTAGTCGCCGGCCCGGGTGTGGTCCACGGTCCAGGTGCTGCCGCAGTCGCTGAGGATGGCGTACTGGGTGGCCAGGCCGGTGGTGCAGCCGATCGCGCTGCCCAGGCTCACCCCGCAGCGCAGCGGGTCGATCCGCGCGTCGGAGCCGATGCCGCTGTCGGCGATCGCCTCCCGGGCGCTGACCAGGGCGAACTGGGCGGTCCGGTCGA
Above is a genomic segment from Streptomyces sp. R21 containing:
- a CDS encoding beta-ketoacyl synthase, whose product is MKRVVITGIGVIAPGAVGTPRFWSLLTCGRTATRGITLFDATAFRSRVAAEVDFDARTHGFSPADAERLDRTAQFALVSAREAIADSGIGSDARIDPLRCGVSLGSAIGCTTGLATQYAILSDCGSTWTVDHTRAGDYLYDYFVPSSLAAVVARDCGAQGPVGLISSGCTSGLDAIGHGADLIREGSADVIVAGGAEAPISPISMACFDRIRLTSPRNDDPATASRPFDRTRDGFVLGEGAAVVILEELQHARRRGARAYAELSGYAAHSSAHHMTGLRPGGQEMADTIRAALDEARLNPVDVDYINAHGAGTRHNDRHETHAFKTGLGEHARRIPVSSIKSMIGHALGAAGALDVAASALAIQHDTVPPTANLHEPDPTCDLDYTPLFAREQRTSTVLSVASGFGGLHSATVLTRPRLREAA